Proteins from one Setaria italica strain Yugu1 chromosome V, Setaria_italica_v2.0, whole genome shotgun sequence genomic window:
- the LOC101769369 gene encoding respiratory burst oxidase homolog protein A, whose translation MRGGAAPAAGAGHHHQRWSGSAGTTPRSLSTGSSPRGSDRSSDDGEELVEVTLDLQEDDTIILRSVEPAAAAAAAAAAATGGAPRLPLGARGDHAGGASSSSRSRSPSIRRTSSHRLLQFSQELKAEAMSIARQFSQDLTKRFGRTHSRAEGQGHQQQPTSGIESALAARAARRQRAQLDRTRSGAHKALRGLRFISSNKANNAWMEVQANFDRLACDGFLSRADFAECIGMTESKEFALELFDTLSRRRQMQVDKINKEELREIWQQITDNSFDSRLQIFFDMVDKNADGRIGEEEVKEIIMLSASANKLSRLKEQAEEYAALIMEELDPEGLGYIELWQLETLLLQKDTYMNYSQALSYTSQALSQNLAGLRKKSPIRKISTTLSYYLEDNWKRLWVLALWIGIMAGLFTWKFMQYRNRYVFNVMGYCVTTAKGAAETLKLNMAIILLPVCRNTITWLRNTRAAWALPFDDNINFHKTIAAAIVVGIILHAGNHLVCDFPRLIKSSDEKYAPLGQYFGEIKPTYFTLVKGVEGITGLIMVICMVIAFTLATRWFRRSLVKLPKPFDKLTGFNAFWYSHHLFIIVYLALIVHGQWLYLIHVWYRKTTWMYLAVPVCLYVGERVLRFFRSGSYSVRLLKVAIYPGNVLTLQMSKPPAFRYKSGQYMFVQCPAVSPFEWHPFSITSAPGDDFLSIHVRQLGDWTRELKRVFAAACEPPVGGKSGLLRADETTKKALPKLLIDGPYGSPAQDYSKYDVLLLVGLGIGATPFISILKDLLNNIIKMEEEEDASTDLYPPVGPNKPHIDLGTLMTVTSKPKRVLRTTNAYFYWVTREQGSFDWFKGVMNEIAELDQRNIIEMHNYLTSVYEEGDARSALITMLQTLNHAKNGVDIVSGTKVRTHFARPNWKKVLSKIASKHPYAKIGVFYCGAPVLAQELNKLCHEFNGKSTTKFEFHKEHF comes from the exons ATgaggggcggcgccgcccccgcggcgggcgcgggccaccaccaccagcgatGGAGCGGCTCGGCGGGGACGACGCCGCGGTCGCTCAGCACGGGCTCCTCGCCGCGGGGATCCGACCGCAGCTCCGACGACGGGGAGGAGCTGGTCGAGGTCACGCTCGACCTGCAGGAGGACGACACCATTATCCTGCGGAGCGTcgagccggccgcggcggcggcggcggcggcggcggcggctaccgGCGGGGCGCCGAGGCTGCCGCTGGGCGCGCGCGGGGACCATGCGggcggcgcgtcgtcgtcgtcacggTCGAGGTCGCCGTCGATCAGGCGGACCTCGTCGCACCGGCTGCTGCAGTTCTCGCAGGAGCTCAAGGCGGAGGCCATGTCCATCGCGCGCCAGTTCTCGCAGGACCTCACCAAGCGCTTCGGCCGCACCCACAGCCGCGCGGAAGGGCAggggcaccagcagcagccaacCTCCGGCATCGAGTCCGCCCTTGCCGCGCGGGCCGCGAGGCGGCAGCGCGCGCAGCTCGACCGCACGCGCTCCGGCGCGCACAAGGCGCTCCGCGGCCTCCGCTTCATCAGCAGCAACAAGGCCAACAACGCCTGGATGGAGGTGCAGGCCAACTTCGACCGCCTCGCCTGCGACGGCTTCCTCTCCCGCGCCGACTTCGCGGAATGCATAG GGATGACGGAATCGAAGGAGTTCGCGCTCGAGCTGTTCGACACAttgagccggcggcggcagatgcAGGTCGACAAAATCAACAAGGAGGAGTTGCGCGAGATCTGGCAGCAGATCACCGATAACAGCTTCGACTCCCGCCTCCAGATCTTTTTTGACAT GGTGGATAAGAACGCGGACGGCCGGATTGGTGAGGAGGAGGTGAAAGAG ATTATCATGTTAAGTGCATCTGCCAACAAGCTGTCCAGGCTTAAGGAACAGGCTGAAGAGTACGCCGCTCTAATCATGGAAGAGCTTGATCCCGAAGGACTTGGCTACATCGAG TTGTGGCAGTTGGAGACACTTCTATTGCAGAAGGATACCTACATGAACTACAGTCAGGCACTAAGTTACACAAGCCAAGCACTAAGCCAGAACCTAGCAGGCTTAAGGAAAAAGAGTCCAATTCGCAAAATAAGCACCACACTTAGTTACTACTTGGAGGATAATTGGAAACGCCTGTGGGTACTTGCATTGTGGATTGGGATAATGGCTGGACTGTTCACTTGGAAGTTCATGCAGTATCGCAACAGGTATGTCTTTAATGTGATGGGCTACTGCGTGACAACTGCAAAAGGTGCTGCTGAAACTCTGAAGCTGAACATGGCAATTATCCTCCTGCCAGTATGCCGAAACACCATTACATGGTTGAGAAATACAAGGGCTGCATGGGCATTACCATTTGATGATAATATAAACTTCCACAAG ACTATTGCAGCGGCAATTGTTGTTGGTATAATCCTCCATGCTGGGAACCACCTTGTATGTGATTTTCCGCGGCTTATAAAATCATCAGATGAGAAGTATGCTCCTCTGGGGCAGTACTTCGGGGAAATAAAGCCAACATATTTTACATTGGTCAAAGGAGTGGAGGGCATCACCGGTCTAATTATGGTGATCTGCATGGTTATAGCTTTCACTTTAGCAACACGGTGGTTCCGCCGTAGCTTGGTGAAGCTTCCAAAACCATTCGACAAACTGACTGGCTTTAATGCCTTCTGGTACTCTCATCATTTGTTCATTATTGTGTATCTGGCACTCATTGTTCATGGCCAGTGGCTGTACCTCATTCATGTCTGGTACAGAAAAACG ACATGGATGTATCTGGCGGTGcctgtttgcttgtatgtaggGGAGAGGGTGCTGAGGTTCTTCAGGTCTGGCAGTTATTCTGTCAGGCTATTGAAG GTGGCCATATATCCTGGTAACGTGTTGACATTGCAAATGTCCAAGCCTCCTGCTTTCCGGTACAAGAGTGGGCAATATATGTTTGTTCAATGTCCAGCAGTGTCACCCTTTGAGTG GCATCCGTTCTCAATTACTTCAGCGCCTGGGGATGATTTTCTCAGCATTCATGTTCGACAACTTGGTGACTGGACACGAGAGCTCAAGAGGGTATTTGCAGCAGCTTGTGAACCCCCAGTGGGTGGTAAAAGTGGCCTTCTTAGAGCAGATGAGACAACCAAGAAAGC TTTACCAAAGCTTCTGATTGATGGACCTTACGGTTCTCCTGCTCAGGATTACAGCAAGTATGATGTTCTTCTACTAGTTGGATTAGGAATTGGTGCAACTCCTTTTATCAGCATACTGAAAGATCTGCTTAACAATATCATCaaaatggaggaagaggag GATGCTTCCACTGATCTTTATCCTCCAGTTGGTCCAAATAAGCCGCACATTGATCTGGGAACACTTATGACAGTCACCTCAAAACCAAAGAGGGTTCTAAGGACCACAAATGCTTACTTTTATTGGGTTACACGTGAGCAAGGTTCTTTTGATTGGTTCAAAGGAGTCATGAATGAGATCGCTGAATTGGACCAAAGG AATATCATTGAGATGCACAACTACCTCACTAGTGTTTATGAGGAAGGGGATGCTCGGTCAGCGCTCATCACCATGCTTCAAACTCTGAACCATGCCAAGAATGGTGTTGACATTGTCTCTGGGACTAAA GTACGGACACACTTTGCAAGACCAAATTGGAAAAAGGTCCTATCTAAAATTGCCTCTAAGCATCCGTATGCCAAGATAG GTGTATTCTACTGTGGAGCACCAGTTCTTGCACAAGAACTAAACAAACTTTGCCATGAATTCAATGGGAAAAGCACAACGAAATTCGAGTTCCACAAGGAGCATTTCTGA
- the LOC101769771 gene encoding anthocyanidin 5,3-O-glucosyltransferase: MDKTVVLYPGLGVGHLTPMVQLAKLFVQHGVAVTVALVEPQVELASFSAVVARAAATNPSVTFHVLPPPAPAAEARRERLDYLRLMDAPLRDFLRSLPAVHALVIDMFCSGSLDVAAELGIPAYFFFASGASFLAVFLNLPSVMANMDTSFAELGDSPLRLPVAPPFKATDLPKVILDNDEGTKAILRMSERIAESNGILINTFDALEARAVRALREGLCIPGRPTPPVYCIGPLVTEGGDKKHECLEWLDAQPDNSVTFLSFGSLGTFSKKQLLEIAVGLEKSGQRFLWVVRSPSSDEQSIGDPLPEPDLDTLLPEGFLERTKDQGLVVKSWAPQVEVLGHRATGAFVTHCGWNSTLEGIVAGLPLICWPLYAEQRLNKVFIVEEMKLGVVLRGYDEEVVKAEEVEAKVRWVMDSEGGRGLREHAAAEKSKAVQALNGGGSSQAAFVEFLNNL; this comes from the coding sequence ATGGACAAGACCGTTGTTCTCTACCCGGGCCTCGGCGTAGGCCACCTCACGCCGATGGTCCAGCTGGCCAAGCTCTTCGTTCAGCACGgcgtcgccgtcaccgtcgccCTCGTCGAGCCGCAGGTCGAGTTGGCCAGCTTCTCCGCCGTGgtcgcccgcgccgcggccaccAACCCGTCCGTCACCTTCCAcgtcctgccgccgcccgcgccggccgccgaagCCCGACGCGAGAGGCTCGACTACCTCCGCCTCATGGATGCGCCGCTCCGGGACTTCCTCCGCTCGCTGCCCGCGGTCCACGCGCTCGTGATCGACATGTTCTGCTCCGGGTCGCTGGacgtcgccgccgagctcggcATACCGGCTTACTTCTTCTTTGCCTCCGGCGCCAgcttcctcgccgtcttccTCAACCTGCCCAGCGTCATGGCCAACATGGACACGAGTTTCGCGGAGCTCGGCGATTCGCCTCTCCGTCTCCCCGTCGCTCCTCCGTTCAAGGCTACGGATCTCCCCAAAGTTATCCTCGACAACGACGAGGGCACCAAGGCCATTCTTCGCATGTCCGAGAGAATTGCAGAGTCCAACGGGATTCTTATCAACACATTTGATGCACTAGAAGCTCGGGCGGTGCGTGCTCTTAGAGAAGGGCTGTGCATCCCTGGTCGTCCGACGCCGCCAGTCTACTGCATTGGGCCGTTGGTCACGGAAGGCGGAGACAAGAAGCACGAGTGCCTCGAGTGGCTCGACGCGCAGCCGGACAACAGCGTCACGTTCCTCTCTTTCGGGAGCCTGGGCACGTTCTCCAAGAAGCAGCTTCTGGAGATTGCCGTCGGCCTGGAGAAATCGGGGCAGAGGTTCCTCTGGGTCGTCCGGAGCCCGAGCAGCGACGAGCAGAGTATTGGTGACCCGCTCCCTGAGCCAGACCTCGACACGCTCCTCCCCGAAGGATTCTTGGAAAGAACAAAAGACCAGGGGCTCGTGGTCAAGTCTTGGGCGCCGCAGGTGGAGGTGCTCGGCCACAGGGCGACAGGTGCCTTCGTGACGCACTGTGGGTGGAACTCAACGCTCGAAGGGATCGTGGCGGGGCTGCCGCTGATATGCTGGCCATTGTACGCAGAGCAGAGGTTGAACAAGGTGTTCATCGTGGAGGAGATGAAGCTTGGAGTGGTGTTGAGGGGTTACGACGAGGAGGTAGTGAAggccgaggaggtggaggcgaaaGTCAGGTGGGTGATGGATTCCGAGGGAGGAAGGGGCCTTCGGGAGCATGCCGCTGCTGAGAAGAGCAAAGCCGTGCAAGCGTTGAATGGAGGCGGCTCATCTCAGGCTGCTTTTGTTGAGTTTCTAAATAATCTTTAG
- the LOC101762486 gene encoding ferritin-1, chloroplastic-like, with amino-acid sequence MGNNEYGQLGIGDTQDHNLSVDIAAGGWHSTALTNEGKLLRKEKPRARMLVARLAQKGAAMELALALEKLVDEKLHNLHVATRCNDPQLTDFIGSEFLADQVEDIKKISEYVAQLRRVGKGHRVWHFDLLEEEA; translated from the exons ATGGGTAATAATGAGTATGGTCAGCTGGGAATTGGAGATACCCAAGATCACAACCTATCC GTTGACATTGCTGCTGGAGGTTGGCATTCAACTGCACTGACTAACGAGGGAAAG TTgctgagaaaagaaaaaccacGTGCTCGCATGCTCGTCGCTCGCCTCGCCCAGAAGGGCGCGG CTATGGAGCTGGCTCTGGCTCTGGAAAAGCTGGTTGATGAGAAGCTGCACAACCTGCAC GTGGCCACAAGGTGCAATGATCCTCAGCTGACAGACTTCATCGGGAGTGAATTCCTTGCGGATCAG GTCGAGGACATCAAGAAGATCTCCGAGTACGTTGCCCAGCTGAGGAGAGTGGGCAAGGGGCACA GGGTGTGGCACTTTGATCTGCTCGAGGAAGAGGCCTGA